A genomic segment from Polyangium mundeleinium encodes:
- a CDS encoding LamG domain-containing protein, translated as MKTNSIFAALLIGTGLVATACIAAPGVADDGVAEEDGAEALVGEAEEALQIAWPVAAWHFDVNCSGATAFDSSGNDLHGVRSGGVNCAAGAKGGKSLEFNGTNGKVEIPDHAALDFTTAMTVSACVKPQSTASGTILSKWYALDSYQLAMSSGNVFFAVAFPGGSWGVTKEVTAPATTGVWQHVAGVYDGANLLLYRNGTLVASTPASGTLQPSSRPVVIGNHPSWSAFNGNIDHVYLYNRALTAAEIGTLKAECLN; from the coding sequence ATGAAGACGAACTCGATTTTCGCGGCATTGCTCATCGGCACCGGCCTCGTCGCGACGGCTTGTATTGCGGCCCCTGGCGTCGCGGACGACGGCGTCGCGGAGGAGGACGGCGCGGAGGCGCTCGTCGGCGAGGCCGAGGAGGCGCTGCAAATCGCATGGCCCGTCGCGGCGTGGCATTTCGATGTCAACTGCAGCGGCGCCACCGCGTTCGATTCATCGGGCAACGATCTGCACGGCGTCCGGTCGGGCGGCGTGAATTGCGCGGCGGGCGCGAAGGGCGGCAAGAGCCTCGAGTTCAACGGGACCAACGGCAAGGTCGAAATCCCGGACCATGCGGCGCTCGATTTCACGACGGCCATGACCGTCTCGGCTTGCGTGAAGCCCCAGTCCACCGCGTCGGGCACCATCCTGAGCAAATGGTACGCCCTCGATTCCTACCAGCTCGCCATGTCCTCGGGGAACGTCTTTTTCGCGGTGGCATTCCCCGGCGGCTCGTGGGGCGTCACGAAGGAGGTGACCGCGCCGGCGACGACGGGCGTGTGGCAACACGTGGCCGGCGTCTACGACGGGGCGAACCTGCTCCTTTACCGCAATGGCACCCTCGTGGCGTCCACGCCGGCGAGCGGGACGCTGCAGCCGTCGAGCCGCCCCGTGGTCATCGGCAATCACCCGTCCTGGAGCGCGTTCAATGGCAACATCGACCACGTCTATCTGTACAACCGCGCGCTCACGGCCGCGGAGATCGGGACGTTGAAGGCCGAGTGCCTGAACTGA
- a CDS encoding sigma-70 family RNA polymerase sigma factor yields the protein MRDGEKERRRRLGAAPRHDALSMYRAEIARRRILTAEVERDLAIRWKAGDREAGRLLIEACLSYVMTIAREYQRWGAPFEDIVQQGNIGLLQAAERFDPARGYRLATFANYWIRAEIRDYVTRNYRIVRLGTSKAERRAVRFFRRAFVKDATTLAEKTGLSEQRAHELIPLLAGPDAPLDTSTHSDGPADGAPSPEAEVCLADERARLQCAVKTALAELSPREQQVLERRLMSDEPATLAELGSAFGVSKERIRQVEEAAKQRMRGRLRTLAGEVPS from the coding sequence TTGCGCGACGGAGAGAAAGAAAGGCGTCGAAGGCTGGGCGCGGCGCCGCGCCACGACGCGCTGTCGATGTACCGCGCCGAGATCGCAAGGCGGCGGATCCTGACCGCGGAGGTCGAGCGCGATCTCGCGATTCGCTGGAAGGCAGGCGATCGTGAGGCCGGGCGGCTGCTCATCGAGGCGTGCCTGTCGTACGTGATGACGATCGCGCGCGAATACCAGCGCTGGGGCGCGCCGTTCGAGGACATCGTGCAGCAGGGCAACATCGGCCTGCTCCAGGCGGCCGAGCGCTTCGATCCGGCGCGCGGATATCGGCTCGCGACGTTCGCGAATTACTGGATTCGCGCCGAGATCCGCGATTACGTGACGCGTAACTATCGGATCGTGCGCCTCGGCACGTCGAAGGCGGAGCGGCGGGCGGTGCGCTTCTTTCGCCGGGCGTTCGTGAAGGATGCGACGACGCTCGCCGAGAAGACGGGCCTGTCCGAGCAGCGCGCCCACGAACTGATCCCCTTGCTCGCTGGGCCCGACGCGCCGCTCGATACATCGACCCACAGCGACGGCCCGGCGGACGGCGCGCCCTCGCCCGAGGCAGAGGTTTGTCTGGCCGACGAGCGCGCGCGCCTGCAATGCGCCGTGAAAACAGCGCTGGCCGAGCTTTCGCCTCGGGAGCAGCAGGTGCTCGAGCGGCGCCTGATGTCGGACGAGCCGGCGACGCTGGCGGAGCTCGGGTCAGCGTTCGGCGTGAGCAAGGAGCGCATCCGCCAGGTCGAGGAGGCCGCCAAGCAGCGTATGCGCGGCCGCCTGCGAACGCTCGCGGGCGAGGTCCCGTCGTAG
- a CDS encoding M1 family metallopeptidase translates to MNVTRRPSRPGLRWMSCILLASSLAAGCTPEPEPPGPGSAEVDVERYELKGDYDWTRGRLAATVEITLAPLAKGTTTITLDSAVAEVKAVRLAGGGALPFSANASEEQLQVDVSTVPGLGTDVKITLEVDYEAAPSDALIPVIENRKGDPLNVRAVFTMSEPIGARRWMPCHDTPSDRAIFSVSLGMDGAEKMIANGDLVSDEPEGDGAHRMKYETTYTLPTYLMAFAISDFEVESTTKGDLPVSIWHRRGLQGHYEAVLGEMVGLLDHFEELLGPYPFEKYAVVHLPNFPATGVENASISFHYEGAGTEPLGAELSLTAHELAHQWVGDLVTIESWDDLWIKEGIATLLEPEGLRAHTDTDGPFTLNANEFFAMEGEAIRDTSLKLADKYTTGPYTRAAWLLTQIRSLVGEEAFWSTLRNILDEHRFGAIGTEEFLGAFAEALGPEATAQAKHAVDAKSLPTLTIGALPSGGATVTVHDPDGALMVPFDIGWVAEDGSVRAETLPVGEPFDVAPQTSGEFLVIDPKDHHIPWDSFLVDEESMNAYYANVLPLLVPMSAAAEARFLEIGSAAQDEVIFTSSSLPGATPEGFGAFVTGLDSEWTQANALSTACSVASDPGLDPATTAAWTTTLNEALLVPPPPFSLDLIQVYGYGACSMFDPVTAFADDWTSLATGLPSGELDYLRLSYLTAFDIPAPLAMSTWGSVAKQANTARARWLATMELRSYLSGLEPTDIPAWRTFFVELLSTTEDTDVLQQAIRAVVTTMAPTAAENADALAGLDVLLHSPWTRVAHQRAVCAAFKLTADDATAWAAFAEGLKDAPLAPKAAARVEDPALCP, encoded by the coding sequence ATGAACGTCACGAGACGGCCCTCGCGTCCCGGCCTGCGCTGGATGTCCTGCATCCTCCTGGCGTCTTCGCTCGCCGCCGGATGCACGCCCGAGCCAGAGCCGCCCGGCCCCGGGAGCGCCGAGGTCGACGTCGAGCGGTACGAATTGAAGGGGGACTACGACTGGACGCGAGGCCGGCTCGCCGCGACGGTTGAGATCACCCTTGCGCCCTTGGCCAAGGGGACGACGACAATCACGCTCGACAGCGCCGTGGCCGAAGTGAAAGCGGTGCGGCTCGCGGGCGGCGGAGCCCTGCCTTTTTCGGCGAATGCCAGCGAGGAGCAGCTCCAAGTGGACGTCTCCACGGTGCCTGGTCTCGGCACGGATGTGAAGATCACCCTGGAGGTCGATTACGAGGCGGCGCCGAGCGACGCCTTGATTCCCGTGATCGAAAACCGCAAGGGCGACCCCTTGAATGTGCGCGCGGTCTTCACGATGTCGGAGCCGATCGGCGCGAGGCGATGGATGCCTTGCCACGACACGCCTTCGGATCGTGCGATCTTCTCCGTCTCCCTGGGCATGGATGGCGCGGAAAAGATGATCGCCAACGGAGACCTCGTCTCCGACGAGCCGGAGGGGGACGGGGCCCACCGGATGAAGTACGAGACCACGTATACGCTGCCGACCTACCTGATGGCCTTCGCGATCAGCGATTTCGAGGTGGAGAGCACGACGAAGGGCGACCTGCCCGTCTCCATCTGGCACCGGCGCGGGCTGCAAGGGCATTACGAGGCAGTGCTCGGGGAGATGGTGGGCCTGCTCGACCATTTCGAGGAGCTGCTCGGTCCTTATCCCTTTGAGAAGTACGCGGTTGTGCACCTGCCGAACTTCCCCGCGACCGGCGTAGAGAATGCGAGCATTTCGTTCCATTACGAAGGCGCGGGCACGGAGCCGCTCGGCGCCGAGCTCTCGCTGACGGCGCATGAGCTCGCGCACCAGTGGGTCGGGGATCTCGTGACGATCGAGAGCTGGGACGACCTCTGGATCAAGGAGGGCATCGCGACGCTCCTCGAGCCGGAGGGGCTCCGCGCGCACACGGACACGGACGGCCCCTTCACGTTGAACGCCAATGAGTTCTTCGCGATGGAGGGCGAAGCCATCCGCGACACGTCGCTGAAGCTCGCGGACAAGTACACCACAGGGCCGTACACCCGCGCGGCATGGCTCTTGACGCAGATACGAAGCCTGGTGGGAGAGGAGGCCTTCTGGTCGACGCTGCGGAACATTCTCGACGAGCACCGCTTCGGGGCGATCGGGACCGAGGAGTTTCTCGGGGCTTTCGCCGAGGCGCTCGGCCCGGAGGCCACGGCGCAAGCAAAACACGCAGTCGACGCGAAGAGCCTTCCCACGCTGACGATCGGCGCGCTGCCCTCCGGAGGCGCCACCGTGACGGTGCACGACCCCGACGGGGCGCTGATGGTTCCGTTCGATATCGGCTGGGTCGCGGAGGACGGCTCGGTGCGGGCGGAGACGCTCCCGGTCGGGGAACCTTTCGACGTGGCACCGCAGACGAGCGGCGAGTTCCTCGTGATCGATCCCAAAGACCACCACATCCCCTGGGATTCCTTTTTGGTGGACGAGGAATCCATGAATGCCTATTACGCGAACGTCCTGCCGCTCCTCGTGCCCATGAGCGCGGCGGCGGAGGCTCGTTTTCTCGAAATCGGTTCGGCTGCCCAGGATGAAGTGATCTTCACGTCCTCGTCCTTGCCGGGCGCCACGCCGGAGGGGTTCGGGGCGTTCGTGACTGGGCTCGACTCGGAGTGGACCCAGGCCAATGCCTTGAGCACCGCTTGTTCGGTGGCAAGCGACCCGGGGCTCGACCCAGCGACCACGGCGGCCTGGACGACCACGCTGAACGAGGCGCTTCTGGTCCCGCCACCGCCCTTCTCGCTCGATTTGATCCAGGTCTACGGCTATGGCGCGTGCAGCATGTTCGATCCAGTGACCGCCTTCGCGGACGACTGGACGAGCCTCGCGACGGGGCTCCCGTCCGGGGAACTCGATTATCTCCGGTTGAGCTACCTCACCGCATTCGACATCCCGGCGCCGCTCGCGATGTCGACCTGGGGCAGCGTTGCAAAACAAGCCAACACGGCGAGGGCGCGCTGGCTCGCGACCATGGAGCTCCGTTCGTACCTGAGCGGGCTCGAGCCAACGGACATCCCCGCATGGCGGACGTTCTTCGTCGAGCTGCTCAGCACGACCGAGGACACCGACGTGCTCCAGCAGGCCATCCGAGCGGTCGTGACGACCATGGCCCCCACGGCGGCCGAAAACGCGGACGCGCTGGCGGGCCTCGACGTGCTGCTCCATTCGCCGTGGACGCGGGTGGCGCATCAGCGCGCGGTGTGCGCGGCCTTCAAGCTGACGGCGGATGACGCCACGGCGTGGGCTGCGTTTGCCGAGGGCCTGAAGGACGCCCCGCTCGCTCCCAAAGCCGCCGCGCGGGTCGAGGATCCCGCCCTCTGCCCCTGA
- a CDS encoding RNA polymerase sigma factor: MLAPELTVTLVGKALVGERQAVRALVDRLTPVIQMRVARALRRRRGAALGRDVRQEVEDLTQSVFLAIFANGGQALRKWDPARGSSLESFVGLLADHEIASILRSRRRSPWTEDPTTNEDLAEDAPPGDVGPELETLTREALRTIVDRLRERLSDRGLELFFLLFVEERATEEVCADTGLTPDAVYAWRSRIGKLVRQIAAEIVSENEASDRTLLRRPPE; encoded by the coding sequence GTGCTCGCTCCCGAGCTGACCGTCACGCTGGTGGGAAAAGCCCTCGTGGGGGAGCGGCAGGCCGTGCGTGCGCTCGTCGACAGGCTCACGCCCGTCATCCAGATGCGCGTCGCGAGGGCGCTCCGGCGGCGCCGGGGGGCGGCGCTGGGGCGGGATGTCCGGCAGGAGGTCGAGGACCTCACGCAGTCCGTGTTCCTGGCCATCTTCGCGAACGGCGGGCAGGCCCTGCGCAAGTGGGACCCCGCCCGCGGCTCGTCGCTCGAAAGCTTCGTCGGACTGCTCGCCGACCACGAGATCGCCTCCATCCTGCGCAGCCGCCGGCGCAGCCCCTGGACCGAGGATCCGACCACGAACGAGGATCTCGCCGAGGACGCGCCCCCGGGCGACGTCGGGCCCGAGCTCGAGACCCTCACCCGCGAGGCCTTGCGCACGATCGTCGACCGCCTCCGCGAGCGCCTGAGCGACCGCGGGCTCGAGCTCTTTTTCCTGCTCTTCGTGGAGGAGCGAGCCACCGAGGAGGTCTGCGCGGACACCGGCCTGACGCCGGACGCGGTCTACGCGTGGCGCAGCCGGATCGGGAAGCTCGTCCGGCAGATCGCCGCCGAGATCGTGTCAGAAAACGAGGCTTCGGATCGTACCCTTCTCCGGAGGCCCCCCGAATGA
- a CDS encoding NAD(P)H-binding protein, with protein sequence MKVLLFGATGMVGQGVLRECLLDPDVESVLVVVRSATGQKHEKLREILHEDFTNFSAIEGQLAGYDACFFCLGVSASGMKEADYHHITYDFTMAAAETLVRVSPGMTFIYVSGGGTDSTERGPWMWARVKGKTENALLRLPFKASYMFRPGYIQPRHGIVSKTRLYRIGYAIMGPLFPVWRRIAPKYMITTEDVGRAMLQVARHGADRRVLENHELGAFSQAYSRPAS encoded by the coding sequence ATGAAAGTCCTTCTCTTTGGTGCGACGGGGATGGTCGGACAGGGTGTGCTGCGGGAGTGTCTGCTCGACCCGGATGTGGAGAGCGTGCTCGTGGTGGTGCGCAGCGCGACGGGGCAGAAGCACGAAAAGTTGCGCGAGATCCTGCACGAGGATTTCACGAATTTCTCCGCCATCGAGGGGCAGCTCGCCGGATATGATGCGTGCTTCTTCTGCCTGGGGGTCTCCGCGTCCGGCATGAAGGAGGCCGATTATCATCACATCACCTACGATTTCACCATGGCGGCGGCGGAGACGCTCGTCCGGGTGAGCCCCGGGATGACGTTCATCTATGTCTCCGGCGGGGGGACCGACAGCACCGAGCGCGGCCCTTGGATGTGGGCCCGGGTGAAGGGCAAGACCGAAAATGCGCTGCTGCGGCTGCCCTTCAAGGCGAGCTACATGTTCCGGCCGGGGTACATCCAGCCGCGTCACGGCATCGTCTCCAAGACGAGGCTCTATCGCATCGGGTACGCGATCATGGGACCGCTGTTTCCCGTGTGGCGCCGCATTGCCCCCAAGTACATGATCACGACGGAAGACGTGGGGCGGGCGATGCTCCAGGTGGCCAGGCACGGCGCGGACCGGCGCGTGCTGGAAAATCACGAGCTCGGCGCATTCTCGCAGGCGTATTCACGGCCGGCGAGCTGA
- a CDS encoding CHAT domain-containing protein has product MRRPRPARASSLFPALLFALALLTPGDTRPNATASAPPPPPPLPLDVEVAGCGAVLADPACELPEDRTLRIWVKAPPGARIEAALDDDAAPLDGAAIQGGTLGRIEVPAPTRELSVTATLGDRRASFRLPIRPPSPDPALKEAESLRQAGKLDEAAARLTKVVSDPDPTRRAKALGKLARIDRAQGRIEEAIGRFEDSMRAHRALGRISDEFLDGFALYYTLTYHGRRLAEARRVLDRLEPLADRHPEGRVLLSYYAGLLSSETGDLRTTLRLLRASAEGAERLGLAMHRLDVLQLEADMLQILGRGAEGEARLAEVRASFPADASPCRTASMHTSVGWFALQAIARGDRSELRIEDAHAAFSRALALHQGACPDPEKLANALTNLALAELFGGDAAQAAAYLARARRERPDPDARLVVWLLDIEGRITLGRGDPARALRIYERMADIAAAGVLPASRFRAALGRAEAFEVLGRVAAAKTAYAEAEALLDDHSLLVPLGQGRETFLGRFDEGARRRVDFLLRHDPAEAAMAARRSRARSLAALRWQGRIEALGPEERARWEGAILSYRRERDALDHEARGDWKLAADALARARAARSAREAKLEAALDQALVVLGRVEVDGGAALPPVAPGELLLVYHPIRAGWAGFALTREGVTARRLPAPSASPTPEELSRLLLDPFGDALTNARRIRLAPYGELDRIDVHALPWKGAPLLARAPVAYAVDLPGRGESAPVPAVEQAAWAVVVADPRRDLPAARREAELVAGALEERGGLRVRRLWAREATLGAVREGLEAPGAVLFHYAGHGFFGGRDGWESGLPLAEGGFLSVRDVLSLPRVPAHVVLSGCDTARTAAEARAEGLGLAQAFVVVGARSVIAATRPIDDHMAQRMMAALYGSPSARGPIDAVAALRDAALAVRAEDAASDWASLRVLVP; this is encoded by the coding sequence ATGAGGCGGCCAAGACCGGCGCGCGCGTCCTCGCTCTTTCCCGCCCTGCTCTTCGCGCTCGCGCTCCTCACGCCCGGCGATACACGCCCCAACGCGACCGCCTCCGCCCCGCCGCCCCCGCCGCCCCTGCCGCTCGACGTCGAGGTCGCGGGCTGCGGCGCCGTGCTCGCCGATCCCGCTTGCGAGCTGCCCGAGGATCGAACGCTGCGAATCTGGGTGAAAGCGCCGCCGGGGGCCCGGATCGAAGCAGCCCTCGACGACGACGCCGCGCCGCTCGACGGCGCCGCAATCCAGGGCGGCACGCTCGGCCGAATCGAGGTCCCCGCCCCTACGCGCGAGCTCTCTGTCACGGCCACGCTCGGCGATCGGCGCGCGTCGTTCCGGCTGCCGATCCGCCCGCCGAGCCCCGATCCCGCCTTGAAGGAGGCCGAGTCCCTTCGCCAGGCGGGCAAACTCGATGAGGCCGCGGCGCGCCTCACGAAGGTGGTCTCCGATCCCGATCCGACGCGCAGGGCGAAAGCGCTCGGCAAGCTCGCACGGATCGACCGGGCCCAGGGCCGGATCGAGGAGGCGATCGGCCGCTTCGAGGACAGCATGCGGGCCCACCGCGCGCTCGGCCGGATCTCCGACGAGTTCCTCGATGGGTTCGCGCTCTATTACACGTTGACCTACCACGGGCGGAGGCTCGCCGAGGCGCGGCGCGTGCTCGATCGCCTCGAACCGCTCGCGGATCGCCACCCGGAGGGGCGCGTGCTCCTGTCCTACTACGCCGGGCTGCTCTCGTCCGAGACCGGCGATCTGCGCACCACGCTGCGGCTCCTCCGCGCCTCGGCCGAGGGCGCCGAGCGGCTCGGGCTCGCCATGCACCGCCTCGACGTGCTGCAGCTCGAAGCCGACATGCTGCAGATCCTCGGCCGAGGCGCGGAGGGCGAAGCGCGCCTCGCCGAGGTGCGCGCGTCGTTCCCCGCAGACGCGAGCCCGTGCCGAACGGCCTCGATGCATACGAGCGTCGGCTGGTTCGCCTTGCAAGCCATCGCGCGGGGCGATCGGTCGGAGCTACGCATCGAGGACGCCCACGCGGCGTTTTCGCGCGCGCTCGCCCTTCATCAGGGCGCGTGCCCGGACCCCGAGAAGCTCGCCAATGCGCTCACCAACCTCGCGCTGGCCGAGCTGTTCGGCGGAGACGCCGCGCAGGCGGCCGCGTACCTCGCCCGCGCGCGCCGCGAGCGGCCCGATCCGGATGCGCGCCTCGTGGTGTGGCTGCTCGACATCGAAGGTCGCATCACCCTCGGGCGCGGCGATCCAGCACGCGCGCTCCGGATCTACGAACGCATGGCGGACATCGCGGCGGCCGGCGTACTCCCGGCGAGCCGCTTTCGCGCGGCGCTCGGGCGCGCAGAGGCGTTCGAAGTGCTCGGGCGCGTGGCCGCCGCGAAGACGGCGTATGCCGAGGCCGAGGCGCTCCTCGACGACCACAGCCTGCTCGTCCCGCTGGGGCAGGGGCGCGAGACCTTCCTCGGCCGGTTCGACGAGGGCGCTCGCCGGCGGGTCGATTTCCTCCTGCGCCACGATCCGGCCGAGGCCGCCATGGCCGCGCGTCGCTCGCGCGCGCGGTCGCTCGCGGCGCTCCGATGGCAGGGCCGCATCGAGGCGCTCGGCCCCGAGGAGCGCGCTCGCTGGGAGGGCGCCATTCTTTCGTATCGGCGCGAGCGGGATGCGCTCGATCACGAGGCCCGCGGCGACTGGAAGCTCGCGGCCGACGCGCTCGCGCGGGCCCGCGCCGCGAGGAGCGCCCGCGAGGCGAAGCTCGAAGCTGCGCTCGATCAAGCGCTTGTGGTGCTCGGGCGCGTCGAGGTCGACGGAGGCGCGGCGTTGCCCCCCGTCGCTCCGGGCGAGCTGCTCCTCGTGTACCACCCGATCCGCGCCGGCTGGGCGGGGTTTGCCCTCACCCGCGAGGGCGTCACGGCGCGCAGGCTGCCCGCGCCGAGCGCCTCTCCGACCCCGGAGGAGCTTTCCCGCTTGCTGCTCGACCCCTTCGGAGACGCCCTCACGAACGCACGGCGGATCCGGCTCGCGCCTTATGGCGAGCTCGATCGCATCGATGTTCACGCGCTGCCCTGGAAAGGCGCGCCGCTGCTCGCGCGCGCGCCGGTGGCTTATGCCGTTGATCTCCCCGGGCGCGGCGAAAGCGCCCCGGTGCCGGCCGTGGAGCAAGCGGCCTGGGCCGTGGTGGTGGCCGATCCGCGGCGCGACCTGCCGGCGGCGCGGCGCGAGGCCGAGCTCGTCGCCGGGGCGCTCGAAGAACGAGGGGGCCTTCGCGTGCGGCGTTTGTGGGCCCGCGAGGCCACCCTGGGCGCGGTGCGCGAGGGGCTCGAAGCCCCCGGGGCCGTGCTCTTCCACTATGCGGGGCATGGCTTCTTCGGCGGGCGTGACGGGTGGGAGAGCGGCTTGCCGCTCGCGGAGGGCGGCTTTCTGAGCGTGCGGGACGTCCTCTCCTTGCCGCGGGTACCGGCGCACGTCGTGCTCTCCGGTTGCGACACGGCGCGGACGGCGGCCGAGGCGCGGGCCGAGGGGCTCGGGCTTGCCCAGGCGTTCGTCGTGGTCGGTGCTCGGTCGGTGATCGCGGCGACGCGCCCGATCGACGATCACATGGCCCAGCGGATGATGGCGGCGCTTTATGGATCGCCCTCCGCGCGTGGCCCGATCGACGCGGTGGCCGCCCTGCGTGACGCGGCGCTCGCGGTCCGGGCCGAGGACGCCGCGTCCGACTGGGCGAGCTTGCGCGTGCTCGTGCCCTGA